The following DNA comes from Cellulophaga sp. HaHa_2_95.
TTAGAATTAGTATTTAAAACCTTAGCACCAACAACAAATGGCTAAAAATGCACTTACTGCTTGGCAACGTTTAATAGGATTATTAAAACTTGATAAGCGAGACATTCTACAAACATTCTATTACGCAATTTTTGCAGGTATCGTAAACTTGACACTTCCATTAGGGATTCAGGCTATTATCAATTTAATTCAAGGAGCACAAATAAGTACCTCTTGGATTGTTCTTGTAGTTCTGGTAACCGGTGGTGTTGCCTTTGGGGGTTTACTACAATTAATGCAAATTAGGATTATAGAGAATGTACAGCAAAAAATATTTACGAGGGCTTCATTTGAGTTTGCGTATCGCTTTCCAAAAATTAAGATGAGTGAACTAAGGGATTATTACCCTCCAGAATTAGCCAATAGATTTTTTGATACCATAAATGTCCAGAAATCTTTAGCGAAAGTCTTGTTAGATTTTCCTGCGGCATTGTTGCAGATAATCTTTGGACTTCTGTTGCTTTCTTTTTATCACCCATTCTTTATACTGTATGGCTTATTGCTTTTAATTCTTATCTATGTTGTGTTTAAATTTACCGCTAGAAAAGGGTTAGAAACTAGTTTGTCAGAATCCAAATACAAGTATAAAGTGGCACACTGGCTTCAAGAGGTGGCAAGGTCGTTAGTGAGTTTTAAACTTTCGGGAGAAACCAACCATGCATTAAGAAAGAATGATACCTTGGTGGGGGAATATCTAGATGCACGTGAAAGTCACTTTAGGATTTTGGTCATTCAGTTTATTCAAATGATTGGCTTTAAAGTTTTGGTAACTGCTGGTTTGCTGCTTATAGGAGGACTTTTAGTGCTAAACCAAGAAATGAATATTGGGCAATTTGTAGCGGCAGAAATTATTATTTTATTAGTCATTACCTCTGTAGAGAAATTAATAAAAGGTTTAGAAACGGTGTATGATTTATTGACTTCCCTCGAAAAGTTAGGGCAGGTGGTAGATAAAGAATTGGAATCTCAAGAGGGTGAAACTCCGTTAACGGCTTCATCAGAATTAACGATAGAGGTTTCGGAGGTAAGTTATATTCCTCAAGGTGCTACACACAAGGTAATAGACGATGTGTCTTTAACATTTATACCTAGAAGCACCACGCTTTTAATGGGGGCAAATGGCTCTGGAAAAACAACATTGTTGCGGTTAATCTCGGGATTAATTCACCCAACCGAAGGTGCGGTTTATGCCAATAATATTTCGTTAGAGAATATTTTGCCCAATCATTATAGAAACTTTATGGGGCAATCTTTAACAGAGGAAAGTCCGTTTGAAGGGACTATTTTAGATAACATCACTTTTGGTGATGAAGCAATTTCTCAAAAAGATTTGTATTGGGCCATTGAAAACACGGGACTTACCAAATTTGTAAAAGAACAGCCAAAAGGTATTCATACCATCTTATTCCCAGAGGGGCAGCAAATACCTCATAATGTGGCAAAAAAAATAGTGTTGGCTAGGGCCATTGTAAGAAAGCCAAAATTATTAATTTTAAAAGAGCCTCTAGATCAATTGGATGAAATAGAAGCGCTTAAAATAATGGATTTTCTAAGCGATAAAAGCAATCCTTGGTCTGTTGTTGTCGTGAGTCACGATGTAAAATGGTTTAGCCGTGTAGATAGAATGATTACACTTCAAGATGGAAAAATTGTTAGTACTAATTAAAGAGAATTATGCTTAATATATCTAATAACGTATTGAATAAAACGGTAGATCTTGGAATCTATAAGGCTACAAGACGCGTTTTTCATAAGAGACATTACAAGTATTTCAATAGATTTTTAATTGGGTCTGCTTTATTTGGAGTTATAGTATTGTTTTTGCCTTGGACTCAGAATGTTCGTGGTAAAGGATCATTAACATCTTTAAGGCCAGATCAGCGCCCACAAACTATACAATCGCCCATACCAGGGCGTATTGAAAAGTGGTTTGTGCAAGAAGGAGATTTTGTACACAAAGGAGATACTATTCTATTTATATCCGAGGTGAAAAATGAATATTTTGATCCTAAACTAGTAGAGCGTACAGGAGATCAAATTAAGGCAAAAGAAATGTCTGTAGTCTCTTATGAAGGGAAAGTAAAAGCTTTAAACAACCAGATCGGTGCGTTAGCAACAGAACGTGGTTTAAAATTGCAACAAGCTAAAAATAAACTCTTGCAGTCAAAATTAAAAGTACAAAGTGATAGTATTGATTTGATGGCAGCAAATACTAATCTTGAAATTGCAGAGCGTCAATATAGTCGTACTGTACAATTGCAAGAAGAGGGTCTTAAGGCGGTTACTGATGTAGAGACAAAAAGATTGAAACTTCAAGAAACACAGGCCAAATTAATCTCTCAAGAGAATAAATTATTGGCTAGTAGAAATGAGATTCTAAATGCTTCCGTAGAGGTGAGCAGAGTGCAAGCGGAGTATACGGATAAGATTTCTAAAGCACAGAGTGATATGTATACCGCGCAATCAGGTCAGTATGATTCTCAAGCACAAGTTACTAAGCTAGAAAATCAATTTACCAACTATGAAATGCGTAATGATATGTACTACATAAAAGCACCTCAGAGTGGTTATATCAACAAAGCAATCAAAGCAGGTATTGGAGAAACATTTAAAGAAGGCGATAAATTAGTGGGCATAATGCCTTCGGTCTATGATAAGGCTGTAGAGATGTTTATAGAGCCTTTAGATTTGCCATTAATACATAGAGGAGAAAAAGTGCGTATAGAGTTTGATGGATGGCCTGCTATTGTATTTAGCGGCTGGCCAAATGCCTCTTATGGTACGTATGGCGGTATCGTAGTGGCGGTAGAAACGTTTATTAGTCCCAATGGAAAGTACCGTGTGCTCTTAGCTCAGGATCCTGAAGACCAAGCCTGGCCCGATGAGATTCGTGTAGGATCAGGAGCAAGTACTATTGCATTGTTGGAAGATGTGCCTATTTGGTATGAACTCTGGCGTCAATTAAATGGCTTCCCGCCTAATTATTATCAGCCAACATCAGAAACAACTAAGGACAAAAAGTAATGAGAAAGGTTTTTTTATATAGTCTTTTGTTTTTTAGCTTTTGTGTAAGTGCACAAGAGTTGGGTGCGGAGGTGCTAAACTTTAAGGAGTATTTAGGGTACGTAAAAAAATACCATCCTATTGCGAAGCAAGCAGCTTTAACTTTAGATGTGGGGCAGGCAAAACTGCTAAAAGCCAGAGGGGGTTTTGATCCTAAAATCGAAGTAGATTATGGTACAAAACAATTTAAAGGCACCGAGTATTATGACAAATTAAATGCCGTGTTTAAAATTCCGACTTGGTATGGGGTTAATTTTAAAGGGGCTTTTGAGCAGAATGAAGGTGTGTACTTAAATCCAGAAGCTACAGTTCCCGAAGATGGTCTGTATAGTGCTGGTGTGAGTATGTCTATCGGGCAAGGACTGTGGATCAATGATCGGATGGCCACATTGAAAAAAGCTAAGTATTTTAGAGAGCAATCTAAAGCAGACCGAGATATTTTGGTAAACCAAGTTTTGTTCGATGCTGCAAAGGCCTATTTTGATTGGTTGCAGGCGTATAATGAGAACATAATATTTGATAGTTTCTTGTCTAATGCAGGCATTCGCCTAGACGGGGTTAAAAAAAGTGCGTCTTCAGGGCAAATTGCAGCAATTGATACTGTAGAGGCTACCATAACTTTACAGGATAGAGCGCTAAATTTAGAGCAAGCAAAAGTAAGATTGATGCAGAAATCATTAGAACTATCAAGCTTTTTATGGCTGGATAATGTGCCTATTGAACTTCAGGAAAATGTTATTCCTGATGAAAATGTAGCTGGAGATATCAATAAGACTTTAGGAATTAATGGCGTACCCCTAGATAGTTTTACAATAGAAAATCACCCTAAATTAAAATCGCTGACCTATAAAATGGATGGGTTACGGGTAGATAAAAATTTAAAGGCGAATAAATTATTACCAAAAATAGAAATTGAATATAATTTTTTAACCGAAACACCAGAGTATTTGAATTCATTACAAACGGATTATTATAAAGGGGGAATACGTTTTCAGTTGCCCTTATTTCTAAGAAAGGAACGTGGAGATTTAAAATTGGCAAAATTTAAATTGCAAGATGCCAAGTATGAATTGGATAATGCCGAAATTGTTATTAAAAATAAAGTAATTGCCATGTACCGAGAGTTGGCATCTTTTGAGAATCAGAATGTCCTTATTGCAGCTATGGTAGAAAATTATGAGACTTTATTGGCTGCAGAAGAGCGTAAATTTAGCTTCGGAGAAAGCTCTTTGTTTTTAATCAATTCACGAGAAAATAAACTTATAGAATCTAAATTGAAACAAAATTCTGTTCAAAATAAATTCTTTGTAACTAAAGCCAAATTATTTAATAGCTTAGCAATAAATCCTAAAGATTTATAATGTTACAACATGCCAAATAGCAAGACAAAAGGATACCGTTTATTGGGCCATGCTGGGGCCTATCTAAAAAGATCTCGGAAACTTCGTGTAGGTTTTAAAGGCTTCTTAAAGGATATGCTCTTTATTTTAGTGGGTATTTTTTCTGCAGCTTTTGGTTTGGAAAGTTTTTTGCTTCCAAATAAATTTATAGATGGTGGGGCAACAGGTATTTCTTTGCTTGCTACAGAAATTTTTGCTTTACCACTGCCTATTTTAATATTGGTAGTAAACGTTCCTTTTTTAATCATGGGCTATAAGGTGATTGGTAAAACCTTTGCAGTAAAGGCTACAATTGCTATTCTAGGTTTGGCCTTAGTACTATCTACCGTACATTTTCCGGAAATTACCCAAGACAAACTCTTGGTTGCAGTTTTTGGTGGTTTCTTCTTAGGGGCAGGTATTGGTCTATCTATTCGTGGTGGCGGAGTATTAGATGGGACCGAGGTATTAGCTATTTTTTTAAGTAGAAAATTAGGAACAACTATTGGTGATATCATTATCTTAATTAACATTGTCATTTTTTTAGCAGCGGCCTATTTCTTATCTATTGAAACAGCTCTATATTCAATGTTAACCTATTTATCTGCCTCCAAGACATTAGATTTTGTGGTAGATGGTATTGAAGAATATACTGGCGTTACCATAATCTCAGGTAAGAGTGAAGAAATAAGAGTCATGATTTCTGAAAAATTAGGGAGAGGTTTAACCGTATATAGAGCCAAAGGTGGTTTTAGTAAAGATGGTGGCGCTCAAAAAGATTATGATGTTATTTATACCGTTATTACAAGATTGGAAATACGCAGGTTGAATATAGAAATATCTAAAATAGATGCTACGGCTTTTGTGGTGATGAATAGTATAAATGATACTAGAGGCGGAATGATTAAAAAGAGACATTTGTAAGTTTTCTTTTATTTTTTCTACAAACATGACGTAACTCAGTTTTTTAGTGAAACTCAGTATTTAATTTTACCCCAAATAAACCTGTCATGAATATTTTAGAAACCAAAAAAACATCCCAAGAAATTTCTCAGTTATTAAGTGCTAGTTTACTAAAAGCGGTAAGCTATCAGGAGTACCGCGCTACTGTTTCAGCATTAGTCGCAGATGGTTTGTCTACAGGAACTGTTCAGAATGATGCGCTTGCAAATTATACACTGCTTAATGATAAGCGCATGAAGCGTTTGGATAAAACACTTAAATTTTCTGAAGATGTTATTGAGGGTGTATCCAAGATAAACAAGAAAGTAACCTGGTTGGTGCTCACAGAGAGTTGGTGTGGTGATGCGGCACAAACCATGCCTGTGATGAATAAATTAGCAAGTCTCAATCCTAATATTGAGTTTAAAGTTATTCTGCGTGATGAGAACTTAGAATTAATGAATCAGTTTTTGACTAATGGTACTTTGTCTATTCCTAAATTATTAATGATTGATGATGCCACAAATACGGTGTTTTCAGAATGGGGTCCTAGACCTTCTAAGGCAACACAATTGGTTGCGGAATATAAAAATACACATGGGGCATTAACTCCAGAATTTAAGCAAGATTTGCAAATTTGGTATACAAAAGATAAAGGAGTAAATACAGCGGAAGATTTATTATCGGGCCTTCTCTTGAAATAAATAGGTGATGGTACCTTTTTGGCTAGCTTTTGTAGATTTGTTGAAAGATGCTTTGTAAGCATATTCTAAAGCGTTATCTATTAAACAGCCATTACTAGTGCTAGAGCTGCTCTTATTGAAGTTGGCATCCGTTACGGTACCTTGACTATCGACAACAATATTAACTACTATTTTGCCGCCTTCTATGCACGTATAAATAGGTACAGGTAAACTATAATGGTTTCTGTTTATTAAAGAGTAAGAAATAGAAGTTCTGCGTTTTGCTAAATTATTAGTGGGTACATCTTTTTGCGCTTCGCGTTCCCCTAGTAATTCTTTTGCTTCTTGACGCTTTTTCTTAAGTTCTTTAAGGCTGGCTGCATATTGGCCAGAATCAGAGGTTAGAAGTTCATTGGGTTCATCACTATCAGAGCTAGTTTCGGCTTCTTCCATTAACTCTTCCAGTGTTTTTAAAGGCTCTGGGTTTCCAAAACTAGCTTTTGCAGTTTCGTTAAATGCCATATGGCTTTTGATAGCTTCTGCTTCTGCTTGGTCTTGCAGTTCTTGTTCCTCTTCTTCTAGAAGTTCTTCGGGTTCTTCTTCGAGTAAAGCTAATTCCACCACGTATTCTTCTTTTTCCTTAGCACCCAAGTGTATGTTGTATAAACCCAACACCATGATCGCCATGGAAAGAAATGTGATTAGTAATGAAAGTTGACTTTTGTTTAAACTCATATTCCTAATAACCACTTTTTTAGAATATTATTTTATCAAATCGACGAACAACAATGAAAATGTCCCTTTTCTAAAGATTTTCTTCAGCATCGGGATTTAATAGCTTGTTAAATTCCTCTGTAGTTATTGCATTATCTACGTTGTAATCGCCTATTTTGGTTCTTCTAAGTGACGATAAATGTGCACCAGAGTTTAGAGCAATTCCGAAATCATGCGCTAGAGATCGGATATAGGTTCCTTTGCTACACGCTACTCTAAAAGAAACTACAGTAGCTTCAATACCTGTAATTTCAAACTCATGAATAGTGATAAGGCGTTTTTTTATTTCAACTTCTAGACCTTCTCTTGCATATTCGTACAAACGTTTACCATCTTTTTTCAATGCAGAAAAAATGGGAGGTGCTTGCTCTATTTCTCCTAAAAACTGTTGGGTAGCTTCTTTTATCATAGCTTCCGTAATATGTTCCGTAGAAAAGGTTTCATTAATTTCAGATTCTAAATCATAAGAAGGTGTCGTACCTCCTAAAGTAATAGTCCCTGTGTATTCTTTAGCCTGACCTTGTAGTTCGTTGATTGTTTTGGTAGATTTCCCAGTGCAAATAAGCAGTAAGCCTGTTGCCAAAGGATCTAAAGTACCTGCGTGACCAACTTTTATTTTTTTAAGCTCAAACTTTCTTCGGATGCTCCACTTTATAGAGTTTACTGCTTGAAAAGAAGACCAATTTAATGGTTTGTCAATCAAAAGTGTTTGTCCGTCTAAGAAATCTTCTTTAGTTTTCAATAGCTATTTTTAAATGCGTATTATCCAAAATATCCGTAAGCAATGGCGATAAGGCCAACAATGAAACAATAGATAGAAAAATAAGAAAGCTTACTTTTCTTTACGAGTTGAATCATCCAAGTACATGCTCCTAATCCGGCAACAAATGCGGCTATAAAGCCAGCACCCATAGCAACATTATTATCACCGTCAAAAGTAAGTTCTCCTCCTAATAAATCTTTAAAAATCTTACCAAAAATTAAAGGTACTACCATCAAGAAAGAAAAACGTGCTGCTTTGGTTTTATCTACACCTAGTAATACCGAAGTAGAAATTGTAGCGCCACTTCTAGAAATACCAGGAAGCATTGCTATCGCTTGAGAAATTCCTACAAGAAAAGCATTTTTAAAACTAACTTTCTTGTCTGTGTCTTTGGCTTTATCTGCAAAATAAAGAAGTACGGCAGT
Coding sequences within:
- a CDS encoding peptidase domain-containing ABC transporter, whose amino-acid sequence is MAKNALTAWQRLIGLLKLDKRDILQTFYYAIFAGIVNLTLPLGIQAIINLIQGAQISTSWIVLVVLVTGGVAFGGLLQLMQIRIIENVQQKIFTRASFEFAYRFPKIKMSELRDYYPPELANRFFDTINVQKSLAKVLLDFPAALLQIIFGLLLLSFYHPFFILYGLLLLILIYVVFKFTARKGLETSLSESKYKYKVAHWLQEVARSLVSFKLSGETNHALRKNDTLVGEYLDARESHFRILVIQFIQMIGFKVLVTAGLLLIGGLLVLNQEMNIGQFVAAEIIILLVITSVEKLIKGLETVYDLLTSLEKLGQVVDKELESQEGETPLTASSELTIEVSEVSYIPQGATHKVIDDVSLTFIPRSTTLLMGANGSGKTTLLRLISGLIHPTEGAVYANNISLENILPNHYRNFMGQSLTEESPFEGTILDNITFGDEAISQKDLYWAIENTGLTKFVKEQPKGIHTILFPEGQQIPHNVAKKIVLARAIVRKPKLLILKEPLDQLDEIEALKIMDFLSDKSNPWSVVVVSHDVKWFSRVDRMITLQDGKIVSTN
- a CDS encoding HlyD family secretion protein, which gives rise to MLNISNNVLNKTVDLGIYKATRRVFHKRHYKYFNRFLIGSALFGVIVLFLPWTQNVRGKGSLTSLRPDQRPQTIQSPIPGRIEKWFVQEGDFVHKGDTILFISEVKNEYFDPKLVERTGDQIKAKEMSVVSYEGKVKALNNQIGALATERGLKLQQAKNKLLQSKLKVQSDSIDLMAANTNLEIAERQYSRTVQLQEEGLKAVTDVETKRLKLQETQAKLISQENKLLASRNEILNASVEVSRVQAEYTDKISKAQSDMYTAQSGQYDSQAQVTKLENQFTNYEMRNDMYYIKAPQSGYINKAIKAGIGETFKEGDKLVGIMPSVYDKAVEMFIEPLDLPLIHRGEKVRIEFDGWPAIVFSGWPNASYGTYGGIVVAVETFISPNGKYRVLLAQDPEDQAWPDEIRVGSGASTIALLEDVPIWYELWRQLNGFPPNYYQPTSETTKDKK
- a CDS encoding TolC family protein, whose product is MRKVFLYSLLFFSFCVSAQELGAEVLNFKEYLGYVKKYHPIAKQAALTLDVGQAKLLKARGGFDPKIEVDYGTKQFKGTEYYDKLNAVFKIPTWYGVNFKGAFEQNEGVYLNPEATVPEDGLYSAGVSMSIGQGLWINDRMATLKKAKYFREQSKADRDILVNQVLFDAAKAYFDWLQAYNENIIFDSFLSNAGIRLDGVKKSASSGQIAAIDTVEATITLQDRALNLEQAKVRLMQKSLELSSFLWLDNVPIELQENVIPDENVAGDINKTLGINGVPLDSFTIENHPKLKSLTYKMDGLRVDKNLKANKLLPKIEIEYNFLTETPEYLNSLQTDYYKGGIRFQLPLFLRKERGDLKLAKFKLQDAKYELDNAEIVIKNKVIAMYRELASFENQNVLIAAMVENYETLLAAEERKFSFGESSLFLINSRENKLIESKLKQNSVQNKFFVTKAKLFNSLAINPKDL
- a CDS encoding YitT family protein codes for the protein MPNSKTKGYRLLGHAGAYLKRSRKLRVGFKGFLKDMLFILVGIFSAAFGLESFLLPNKFIDGGATGISLLATEIFALPLPILILVVNVPFLIMGYKVIGKTFAVKATIAILGLALVLSTVHFPEITQDKLLVAVFGGFFLGAGIGLSIRGGGVLDGTEVLAIFLSRKLGTTIGDIIILINIVIFLAAAYFLSIETALYSMLTYLSASKTLDFVVDGIEEYTGVTIISGKSEEIRVMISEKLGRGLTVYRAKGGFSKDGGAQKDYDVIYTVITRLEIRRLNIEISKIDATAFVVMNSINDTRGGMIKKRHL
- a CDS encoding thioredoxin family protein, translated to MNILETKKTSQEISQLLSASLLKAVSYQEYRATVSALVADGLSTGTVQNDALANYTLLNDKRMKRLDKTLKFSEDVIEGVSKINKKVTWLVLTESWCGDAAQTMPVMNKLASLNPNIEFKVILRDENLELMNQFLTNGTLSIPKLLMIDDATNTVFSEWGPRPSKATQLVAEYKNTHGALTPEFKQDLQIWYTKDKGVNTAEDLLSGLLLK
- a CDS encoding energy transducer TonB, with translation MSLNKSQLSLLITFLSMAIMVLGLYNIHLGAKEKEEYVVELALLEEEPEELLEEEEQELQDQAEAEAIKSHMAFNETAKASFGNPEPLKTLEELMEEAETSSDSDEPNELLTSDSGQYAASLKELKKKRQEAKELLGEREAQKDVPTNNLAKRRTSISYSLINRNHYSLPVPIYTCIEGGKIVVNIVVDSQGTVTDANFNKSSSSTSNGCLIDNALEYAYKASFNKSTKASQKGTITYLFQEKAR
- the truB gene encoding tRNA pseudouridine(55) synthase TruB, with protein sequence MKTKEDFLDGQTLLIDKPLNWSSFQAVNSIKWSIRRKFELKKIKVGHAGTLDPLATGLLLICTGKSTKTINELQGQAKEYTGTITLGGTTPSYDLESEINETFSTEHITEAMIKEATQQFLGEIEQAPPIFSALKKDGKRLYEYAREGLEVEIKKRLITIHEFEITGIEATVVSFRVACSKGTYIRSLAHDFGIALNSGAHLSSLRRTKIGDYNVDNAITTEEFNKLLNPDAEENL
- a CDS encoding undecaprenyl-diphosphate phosphatase → MEVIDAIILGIIQGLTEFLPVSSSGHLELGKAILGDHSVPEESLLFTVVLHFATALSTIVVFRKDIWELLRGLFQFKWNDETQFSVKIIISMLPAVFVGLFFEEQLESFFGGNVRFVGYMLLVTAVLLYFADKAKDTDKKVSFKNAFLVGISQAIAMLPGISRSGATISTSVLLGVDKTKAARFSFLMVVPLIFGKIFKDLLGGELTFDGDNNVAMGAGFIAAFVAGLGACTWMIQLVKKSKLSYFSIYCFIVGLIAIAYGYFG